From a region of the Halomonas sp. HL-93 genome:
- a CDS encoding alpha/beta hydrolase: protein MHIDAFIQRFSAGLTVMEELPLPQSRRAYDKLCRTFAPPDPDGMRVENSVLDGVGVRRLIPQQRTPGCVLFIHGGGFTIGSVESHHGPAASLVQRLEREVVSVSYRLAPEVDYPAMLADCQAVLEAIQPIALVGDSAGGRLAIDLAHSLNTAPPLGLIYPPVGELSPACLGEDAALLSRNDVLGICQQLPAIIATQRDHSPPSTSIEVLTVEHDPLTRPIEAAVAHWQEAGASVGYRCALQMVHGTLHAHALLPSMQNAWQDFCQALRKRLAD, encoded by the coding sequence ATGCACATAGACGCTTTTATTCAACGCTTTAGCGCAGGGCTCACCGTGATGGAGGAGCTCCCCTTGCCCCAGTCGAGGCGCGCCTATGACAAGCTTTGCCGCACGTTCGCCCCACCCGACCCAGACGGTATGCGGGTTGAAAATAGCGTTTTGGATGGTGTGGGCGTGCGCCGATTGATCCCCCAACAGCGAACACCAGGCTGCGTTCTGTTTATCCATGGCGGCGGCTTTACCATTGGCTCTGTAGAAAGCCATCACGGCCCTGCCGCCAGCTTGGTCCAGCGGCTTGAACGTGAAGTGGTCAGCGTGAGCTACCGGCTTGCGCCAGAAGTAGATTACCCCGCCATGCTGGCAGACTGCCAAGCGGTGCTAGAAGCGATTCAACCGATTGCGCTGGTGGGTGACAGCGCCGGTGGGCGGCTTGCGATAGATTTGGCGCATAGCCTCAACACAGCACCGCCATTGGGGTTAATCTATCCACCCGTTGGCGAGCTTTCGCCAGCCTGTCTGGGCGAGGACGCTGCACTTCTCTCACGAAATGACGTGTTAGGCATTTGCCAGCAGTTGCCTGCAATCATCGCTACCCAGCGGGATCACAGCCCTCCTTCCACGAGTATTGAAGTCCTCACGGTGGAGCACGACCCATTAACACGGCCTATAGAAGCCGCAGTGGCCCACTGGCAGGAGGCGGGTGCGTCGGTTGGCTATCGCTGCGCTCTGCAAATGGTCCACGGCACCCTACACGCTCATGCGCTGCTGCCTTCAATGCAAAACGCCTGGCAGGATTTCTGCCAGGCGCTTCGCAAACGTCTTGCCGACTAG
- a CDS encoding ABC transporter substrate-binding protein — MSTTAKSLSLKAGFLFSTFAAAPAMAELDEVRFGVPPWPGVTVKSEVAAQLMEAMGYETRQRELAVSVILEGLTRDDIDVYLGGWYPVQTDMVEPLVADDKVEKLVSNIQGANSGLVVPQYVYDAGVTSVADLDAHRDRFDGEIQGIEAGTGINEAILKAIDNDSAGLGDWDLRESSTSAMLAQAEQKMADEEWVTFVGWEPHWMNVSFDLAYLEDADDSGVAQIESTVWTIVPTSLAEQDPQLHRFLSQYEVAIGDQNDWVHEYSYEERPADEVAREWIGNNLDTVAEWLDGVETREGESAIEQVRADYP; from the coding sequence ATGTCTACCACTGCCAAGTCTTTATCGTTAAAAGCCGGTTTCTTATTCTCTACGTTTGCCGCCGCTCCTGCCATGGCGGAGCTTGATGAGGTGCGTTTTGGGGTGCCGCCGTGGCCTGGCGTTACCGTCAAGTCGGAAGTGGCGGCGCAACTCATGGAGGCCATGGGCTATGAAACACGCCAGCGCGAGTTGGCGGTAAGCGTCATTCTTGAAGGTTTAACCCGTGACGACATTGATGTCTATTTAGGCGGCTGGTACCCGGTTCAAACCGATATGGTGGAGCCGTTGGTGGCCGATGATAAAGTCGAAAAGCTGGTTTCCAATATTCAAGGCGCCAATTCAGGATTGGTAGTGCCTCAGTATGTCTATGACGCCGGGGTTACGTCGGTAGCCGACCTGGATGCCCATCGTGACCGTTTCGATGGTGAAATTCAGGGTATCGAGGCGGGTACCGGCATTAATGAAGCAATACTCAAGGCGATAGATAACGACAGTGCAGGGCTAGGTGATTGGGATCTGCGCGAGAGCTCCACATCCGCCATGCTCGCCCAGGCCGAGCAAAAAATGGCCGATGAAGAGTGGGTGACGTTTGTCGGCTGGGAGCCCCACTGGATGAACGTGAGCTTTGATTTAGCGTATCTTGAGGATGCCGACGATTCCGGTGTCGCGCAAATCGAAAGCACCGTTTGGACGATTGTGCCCACTAGCCTAGCAGAGCAAGACCCTCAGCTACATCGTTTCCTCTCTCAATACGAAGTGGCGATCGGCGATCAAAACGACTGGGTGCACGAGTATAGCTACGAAGAACGCCCGGCGGATGAGGTTGCGCGTGAGTGGATTGGCAACAACTTAGACACTGTCGCCGAATGGCTAGACGGCGTCGAGACCCGCGAAGGCGAGTCCGCCATTGAGCAAGTGCGGGCTGACTATCCATAA
- a CDS encoding GlxA family transcriptional regulator, whose protein sequence is MRLSYQGPLPEMVGFLLLPQFSMMAFFAAVEPLRIANRIANRPLFDWTLISADGGPVTASNGMTLMADQATREVHHLPSLAVCSGFTPEAHLTRPLMAWLHQLDKAGCCLGGIDTGAFLLAATGLLKHERVALHWESLPAFRERFPGIDTTDELYELGERRFSCAGGAAAMDMALEVIARRHGAKLAIDVSEQLIHDRIRTRSDQQRMALVKRLGTHNRRVVEAVALMEQNLEEPLTLEEMARRVDVSVRQLQRLFEQELNATPRQWYLQLRIKRARRLLAETDLAVLAVGLACGFSSSSSFSRAFRAYYGLSPRQVRCATEEKDA, encoded by the coding sequence ATGCGTCTAAGTTATCAGGGCCCGTTGCCTGAAATGGTCGGTTTTTTGCTGCTGCCGCAGTTTTCGATGATGGCCTTCTTTGCCGCGGTCGAACCGCTGCGCATTGCGAATCGTATTGCCAATCGCCCACTGTTTGATTGGACATTGATTAGTGCTGACGGCGGGCCGGTAACCGCGTCGAATGGCATGACGCTGATGGCGGATCAGGCTACTCGAGAGGTCCACCATTTGCCGTCGCTGGCGGTATGCAGTGGTTTCACTCCCGAGGCGCATCTTACTCGGCCGTTAATGGCGTGGCTTCATCAGTTAGATAAGGCGGGCTGCTGTTTGGGCGGTATTGATACCGGCGCTTTTTTGCTTGCCGCTACCGGGCTGCTAAAGCACGAGCGGGTGGCGCTGCACTGGGAAAGTCTGCCCGCTTTTCGCGAGCGCTTTCCGGGTATTGATACCACCGATGAGTTGTACGAGTTGGGCGAGCGTCGTTTCTCCTGCGCCGGTGGAGCGGCGGCGATGGATATGGCGCTGGAAGTGATTGCACGGCGGCATGGTGCGAAATTGGCTATCGATGTGTCTGAGCAGCTTATTCATGACCGCATTAGAACCCGCAGCGACCAGCAGCGCATGGCATTGGTGAAACGCTTGGGCACTCACAACCGCCGTGTTGTGGAGGCAGTGGCACTGATGGAGCAGAACCTTGAGGAGCCGCTGACGCTTGAAGAGATGGCTCGTCGTGTGGATGTGTCGGTGCGGCAGTTGCAGCGTCTCTTCGAACAAGAATTGAATGCCACCCCGCGTCAATGGTATTTGCAGCTGCGCATTAAGCGCGCACGGCGGCTGTTGGCAGAAACCGATTTGGCGGTGCTGGCGGTGGGGTTGGCGTGTGGTTTCAGTTCATCGTCCAGCTTTTCGCGTGCGTTTCGCGCCTACTATGGCCTCTCACCACGGCAAGTGCGTTGCGCAACAGAAGAAAAAGACGCTTAA
- a CDS encoding AEC family transporter, with the protein MSLFELFARTLDVTLPVFAMVFVGLGLKRLGWIDRAFVTTASALVFKATLPTLIFLSLIKADLAVALDVPLLVFFALATLCQCALSWGWASFRVPREERGVYVQGAFRGNCGVVGLALAAGMYGNYGLSAGSLLLGVVIVTYNVLSVVVLAMYQPGQATDWRSLLWKICTNPLIIAVLAALPFTAWSVQLPRWLMTSGDYFASLTLPLALICIGATLSVRSLRESQQVALSASVMKMVILPVLSTGAAWFAGFSGRELGLLFLFFASPTAAASFVMVKAIGGNFSLAANIIAITTLMASVTVTAGIFALRLLGWI; encoded by the coding sequence GTGAGTCTATTTGAGCTGTTTGCCCGCACGCTTGATGTCACCCTGCCTGTTTTTGCCATGGTATTTGTAGGTTTAGGTTTAAAGCGGCTTGGCTGGATAGACAGAGCATTCGTGACGACCGCTTCTGCCTTAGTCTTCAAAGCCACCTTACCGACATTGATTTTTTTAAGCTTGATAAAAGCTGACTTGGCTGTGGCGTTGGATGTGCCGCTCTTGGTGTTCTTCGCGTTGGCGACCCTGTGCCAATGTGCCTTGAGTTGGGGCTGGGCGAGCTTCCGGGTCCCGCGTGAAGAACGCGGTGTGTACGTTCAGGGAGCCTTTCGCGGTAATTGTGGCGTGGTGGGGCTGGCTTTGGCCGCGGGCATGTATGGCAACTATGGTCTTTCGGCGGGAAGTCTATTATTAGGCGTTGTCATTGTGACGTATAACGTACTCTCGGTGGTGGTGCTGGCAATGTATCAACCCGGTCAGGCAACGGATTGGCGCAGCCTGCTCTGGAAAATTTGCACCAACCCGTTGATCATCGCCGTGTTGGCCGCCTTGCCATTCACCGCATGGTCAGTTCAGTTGCCCCGTTGGTTAATGACATCAGGTGATTATTTTGCTTCTCTTACGTTGCCGCTGGCGCTGATTTGCATCGGGGCGACCCTGTCGGTGAGAAGCCTGCGAGAAAGCCAGCAGGTCGCGTTAAGTGCCAGCGTAATGAAGATGGTTATTCTTCCGGTATTGTCGACCGGAGCTGCCTGGTTTGCAGGTTTTTCGGGCCGCGAACTAGGCTTGCTATTCCTGTTCTTTGCTAGCCCCACAGCAGCCGCAAGCTTTGTAATGGTCAAGGCGATTGGTGGCAATTTCTCGTTAGCAGCGAACATCATTGCCATTACCACCCTGATGGCAAGCGTGACGGTTACCGCCGGTATTTTCGCGCTGCGGCTGCTCGGCTGGATATAG